The following proteins come from a genomic window of Mycolicibacterium rufum:
- a CDS encoding Ppx/GppA phosphatase family protein, with protein MRLGVLDVGSNTVHLLVVDARRGGHPTPMSSTKASLRLAEAIDSSGKLTRRGADKLIGTIDEFAKIATSSGCSELMAFATSAVRDAKNSEDVLSRVKSDTGVDLRVLTGVDESRLTFLAVRRWYGWSAGRIINIDIGGGSLELSSGVDEEPDVAMSLPLGAGRLTREWLPDDPPGRRRVAMLRDWLANELAEAGAAITEAGSPDLAVATSKTFRSLARLTGAAPSGAGPRVKRTLTAAGLRQLIAFISRMTASDRAELEGVSADRAPQIVAGALVAEASMKALGIESVDICPWALREGLILRKLDSEADGTALVGGETASRRMSVRNAGR; from the coding sequence GTGCGATTAGGCGTGCTCGACGTGGGCAGCAATACCGTCCACCTGTTGGTGGTCGACGCCCGCCGCGGTGGGCACCCGACGCCGATGAGTTCGACCAAGGCCTCGCTGCGGCTCGCCGAGGCCATCGACAGCTCCGGCAAACTCACCCGCCGGGGCGCCGACAAGCTGATCGGCACCATCGACGAGTTCGCCAAGATCGCCACCAGCTCGGGCTGCTCGGAGCTGATGGCGTTCGCGACGTCGGCGGTGCGCGACGCGAAGAACTCCGAAGACGTGCTGTCGCGGGTGAAGTCCGACACCGGCGTGGATCTGCGGGTGCTCACCGGCGTCGACGAGTCGCGGCTGACCTTCCTGGCGGTGCGGCGCTGGTACGGCTGGAGCGCGGGACGCATCATCAACATCGACATCGGCGGAGGCTCGCTGGAGTTGTCCAGCGGGGTGGACGAGGAGCCCGACGTCGCGATGTCGCTGCCGCTGGGCGCCGGCCGGTTGACCCGCGAGTGGCTGCCCGACGATCCGCCGGGCCGCCGGCGCGTGGCGATGCTGCGGGACTGGCTGGCCAACGAGCTCGCCGAGGCCGGCGCCGCCATCACCGAGGCCGGCAGCCCCGATCTTGCGGTCGCCACCTCCAAGACGTTCCGTTCGCTGGCCCGGCTCACCGGCGCCGCGCCCTCGGGTGCCGGACCCCGGGTCAAACGCACCCTGACCGCAGCCGGTCTTCGTCAGCTCATAGCTTTCATCTCTAGGATGACCGCGTCCGACCGTGCCGAACTGGAAGGGGTGAGCGCCGACCGAGCACCGCAGATCGTCGCCGGGGCCCTGGTCGCCGAAGCCAGCATGAAGGCGCTCGGTATCGAAAGTGTGGACATCTGTCCCTGGGCGTTGCGGGAGGGATTGATTCTGCGCAAACTCGACAGCGAAGCCGATGGCACGGCCCTCGTGGGCGGTGAAACGGCCTCCAGGCGGATGTCAGTGCGTAATGCTGGACGGTAA
- a CDS encoding YciI family protein, whose product MRESLFLFRLIPPRADFAQTLTDAEQHAMDGHTEYWKELLAAGRVVVYGPVADPEGVWGLGVLRGADRAEVLAIGEADPSVRAGVTTFEVLEILGGRTG is encoded by the coding sequence GTGAGGGAATCGCTCTTCCTGTTCCGGTTGATCCCGCCGCGCGCGGATTTCGCGCAGACGCTGACCGATGCCGAGCAGCACGCCATGGACGGCCACACCGAGTACTGGAAAGAACTGCTCGCCGCCGGCCGGGTCGTGGTCTACGGACCGGTCGCCGACCCCGAGGGCGTGTGGGGGCTCGGCGTGCTGCGCGGCGCCGACCGCGCGGAGGTGCTCGCGATCGGCGAGGCCGACCCGTCGGTGCGGGCCGGGGTCACCACGTTCGAGGTGCTCGAGATCCTGGGCGGCCGGACGGGATAG
- a CDS encoding glutamate-1-semialdehyde 2,1-aminomutase, with protein sequence MSTAGCRSCGHHRLHRVLDLGAVPAADHFPPADRPATGTEVRHDLAMDVCACCGLAQLAEDDTETDEPRGIEPQALKDQAAEAVRCVAEAGWLAGGTVREFGSPHGGSWLPLLTERGYRGSEGPADVVLDCFGIMHEADQHAAFARRAATTAPDGVLLLQFHSLAAIVRHGQWNALRHGHFAYYSTAALLTQLERVGMRAAQAWTFDLYGGTVLVAAVHGAGEPGPSVAAVLDSEAGLTEPAAVAALQDAADAQTVALRCWLEEERRAGRRVYAYGAASRAVALFSRAGVDESLIAAVADASPAKQGRRMPGTDIPIVAPQALADAAPDRVLLTLGDLLDEVSAQWPQLAGRWVLDGEFTSEPKSFAGSRQLQDRLHDLVPGGAHTYARGPDQYPESMPPVLTHGHGCRVWDVDGNAYIEYGMGLRSVTLGHGYPPVVDAVTRAIAGGVSFSRPTALEVAAAEDFLSLVPGADMVKFAKNGSDATTAAVRLARAVTGRIRVAICDQPFYSTDDWFIGTTAMAGGIPAEHAAATVRFGYNDLASLADVLAGDDVACVVMEAATATAEPAPGFLAGVRELCDRHGTLLVFDEMITGFRWAAGGAQAVYGVTPDLSCWGKAMANGFPLSALAGRREYMERGGLRTDADRVFLLSTTHGPETASLAAFRAVVAAYRTEDPVARMEHAGRRLTAGVRAAVAEAGLTDHIRVIGRPSCLVFVTGDADGVPSQAYRTLFLQELLRRGVLGQSFVTSAAHGDDDIDATVAAVRDALPTYRYAVDAGSVAGLLQGRPVAPAIRRGAAPRQVAIPSGRPGSRAPRTW encoded by the coding sequence CCGGCCCGCCACCGGCACGGAGGTGAGGCACGACCTCGCGATGGACGTGTGCGCCTGCTGCGGACTGGCCCAGCTCGCCGAGGACGACACCGAGACCGACGAGCCGCGCGGCATCGAACCGCAGGCTCTGAAAGACCAGGCGGCAGAAGCGGTCCGGTGTGTGGCGGAGGCCGGTTGGCTGGCCGGCGGCACGGTCCGTGAGTTCGGCAGCCCGCACGGCGGCAGCTGGTTGCCGCTGCTGACCGAGCGCGGCTACCGGGGCTCCGAGGGCCCCGCCGACGTGGTGCTCGACTGCTTCGGCATCATGCACGAGGCCGATCAGCACGCGGCCTTCGCGCGGCGCGCGGCCACCACCGCGCCCGACGGGGTGCTGCTGCTGCAGTTCCACAGCCTGGCCGCGATCGTCCGGCACGGGCAGTGGAATGCGTTGCGGCACGGTCACTTCGCCTACTATTCGACTGCAGCTCTGCTGACCCAACTGGAGCGGGTCGGCATGCGGGCGGCCCAGGCGTGGACGTTCGACCTCTACGGCGGCACCGTGCTGGTGGCCGCCGTGCACGGCGCCGGTGAGCCGGGACCGTCGGTGGCCGCGGTGCTGGACTCCGAGGCCGGGCTCACCGAGCCGGCGGCGGTCGCGGCCCTGCAGGACGCCGCCGACGCGCAGACGGTGGCGCTGCGGTGCTGGCTGGAGGAGGAGCGCCGCGCGGGTCGCCGCGTCTACGCCTACGGCGCTGCGTCGCGCGCGGTGGCGCTGTTCAGCCGTGCGGGTGTCGACGAGTCACTGATCGCCGCGGTCGCCGACGCGTCCCCGGCCAAGCAGGGGCGGCGGATGCCGGGCACCGACATCCCGATCGTCGCGCCGCAGGCCCTGGCCGACGCGGCACCCGACCGCGTCCTGCTGACCCTCGGCGACCTGCTGGACGAGGTGTCGGCGCAGTGGCCCCAGCTCGCGGGCCGCTGGGTCCTCGACGGCGAATTCACCTCTGAGCCGAAGAGTTTCGCGGGATCACGGCAACTGCAGGACCGGCTGCACGACCTGGTGCCCGGTGGCGCGCACACCTACGCCCGCGGCCCCGACCAGTACCCGGAGTCGATGCCCCCGGTGCTGACGCACGGTCACGGCTGCAGGGTGTGGGACGTCGACGGCAACGCCTACATCGAATACGGCATGGGGCTGCGCTCGGTGACCCTCGGGCACGGCTATCCGCCGGTCGTCGACGCGGTGACCCGCGCGATCGCCGGCGGGGTCAGCTTCAGCCGGCCCACCGCACTGGAAGTGGCTGCCGCCGAGGACTTCCTGTCGCTGGTGCCCGGCGCCGACATGGTCAAGTTCGCCAAGAACGGTTCCGATGCGACGACGGCGGCGGTGCGGCTGGCCCGCGCGGTCACCGGGCGTATCCGGGTCGCGATCTGCGACCAGCCGTTCTACTCCACCGACGACTGGTTCATCGGGACCACCGCGATGGCGGGCGGCATCCCCGCCGAGCACGCCGCGGCGACGGTGCGGTTCGGCTACAACGACCTCGCCTCGCTGGCGGACGTCCTGGCCGGCGACGACGTGGCGTGCGTGGTGATGGAGGCGGCCACCGCGACCGCCGAGCCCGCGCCCGGCTTCCTGGCGGGGGTCCGCGAACTGTGCGACCGGCACGGCACCCTGCTGGTGTTCGACGAGATGATCACCGGCTTCCGCTGGGCAGCCGGCGGTGCGCAGGCGGTCTACGGGGTGACCCCCGACCTGTCGTGCTGGGGCAAGGCGATGGCCAACGGGTTCCCGCTCTCGGCACTCGCGGGCCGGCGCGAGTACATGGAACGCGGGGGACTGCGCACCGACGCCGACCGGGTGTTCCTGCTCTCCACCACCCACGGCCCGGAGACGGCGTCGCTGGCGGCGTTTCGCGCCGTCGTCGCCGCCTACCGCACGGAGGATCCGGTCGCGCGGATGGAGCACGCAGGCCGCCGGCTGACCGCCGGGGTGCGCGCCGCAGTCGCCGAGGCGGGGCTCACCGACCACATCCGGGTGATCGGGCGCCCGTCGTGCCTGGTGTTCGTCACCGGCGACGCCGACGGCGTGCCCTCGCAGGCCTACCGCACCCTGTTCCTGCAGGAACTGCTGCGCCGCGGCGTCCTGGGCCAGTCGTTCGTCACCTCCGCCGCTCACGGCGACGACGACATCGACGCCACCGTCGCCGCGGTGCGCGACGCGCTCCCGACGTACCGCTACGCCGTCGACGCCGGCAGCGTGGCCGGGTTGCTGCAGGGCCGCCCGGTGGCCCCGGCGATCCGACGCGGCGCGGCGCCGCGCCAGGTCGCTATCCCGTCCGGCCGCCCAGGATCTCGAGCACCTCGAACGTGGTGA